In Pyrus communis chromosome 1, drPyrComm1.1, whole genome shotgun sequence, the following are encoded in one genomic region:
- the LOC137747546 gene encoding uncharacterized protein has product MENVMSKLRNLDAYPKINEDFYSRTLSGGVITLASSIVMLLLFLSELRLYLHAVTESKLVVDTSRGETLRINFDVTFAALPCSILSLDAMDISGEQHLDVKHDIIKKRLDSHGNVIESRPDVIGAPKIDKPLQRHGGRLEHNETYCGSCYGAEAADEDCCNSCEDVREAYRKKGWAISNPDLIDQCKREGFVQRIKDEEGEGCNMYGFLEVNKVAGNFHFAPGKSFQQSNVHVHDLLAFQMDSFNISHTINRLSFGDYFPGVVNPLDGVHWTQDNPSGMYQYFIKVVPTVYTDVSGHTIQSNQFSVTEHYRGTEMGNLQFLPGVFFFYDLSPIKVTFTEEHISFLHFLTNVCAIVGGVFTVSGILDSFIYHGQKAIKKKMEIGKFS; this is encoded by the exons atggagaatgTAATGAGCAAGCTTCGGAATTTGGATGCTTACCCAAAAATCAACGAAGATTTCTACAGTCGTACACTCTCCGGCGGCGTTATCACTCTCGCTTCCTCCATCGTCATGCTTCTGCTCTTCCTCTCCGAGCTTC GGTTATATCTCCATGCGGTAACGGAATCAAAGCTTGTGGTAGATACTTCTAGAGGCGAAACCTTACGAATCAAT TTTGATGTAACTTTTGCTGCCCTGCCTTGTTCTATACTAAGTCTCGATGCCATGGACATCAGTGGCGAGCAGCACCTAGATGTA AAACATGACATTATCAAAAAAAGATTAGACTCCCATGGAAATGTGATAGAATCAAGGCCAGATGTTATTGGTGCACCCAAG ATTGACAAGCCCTTACAGAGACATGGTGGAAGGCTTGAGCATAATGAGACATACTGTGGTTCCTGTTATGGTGCAGAAGCG GCTGATGAGGATTGTTGTAATTCATGTGAAGACGTCCGTGAAGCTTACCGAAAGAAAGGTTGGGCAATATCAAATCCAGATTTGATTGACCAG TGTAAAAGAGAAGGCTTTGTGCAAAGAATTAAAGATGAAGAAGGTGAAGGGTGCAATATGTATGGTTTTTTGGAAGTCAACAAGGTAGCTGGGAACTTCCATTTTGCACCTGGGAAAAGCTTTCAACAATCAAATGTTCATGTGCATGATCTGCTGGCATTTCAAATGGATAGTTTCAAT ATTAGTCACACAATCAACAGATTGTCTTTTGGAGACTATTTCCCTGGTGTTGTAAATCCTCTTGATGG TGTGCACTGGACACAAGACAACCCAAGTGGGATGTATCAATACTTTATCAAG gttGTACCCACTGTGTATACAGATGTGAGTGGGCACACTATCCAGTCAAATCAG TTCTCTGTAACTGAACATTATAGGGGTACAGAAATGGGCAACCTTCAGTTCCTTCCTGGAGTGTTTTTCTTCTATGATCTTTCTCCCATAAAg GTAACTTTCACAGAGGAGCATATTTCATTCTTGCACTTCCTGACCAACGTTTGTGCCATAGTAGGAG GTGTCTTTACAGTTTCGGGAATATTAGATTCGTTTATATACCATGGTCAGAAGGCAAtcaagaagaagatggagatcGGCAAATTTAGTTGA